One region of Niallia sp. Man26 genomic DNA includes:
- a CDS encoding helix-turn-helix domain-containing protein, with the protein MSNNKQEVYGFRFLDTLNQSFYQLFAVGNQSITKEAYHWNGLTRKDGPLFLFQYTLEGCGYIEIEGTLHKLEKGTGFMVEIPSDHRYFFLENNSNWEILFIMFRPTNIEAEWQRVVSNIGSVFSMSEDSSPIRFLKRIFASAAKNHITDGFRASAIVYEFVMELFRHQVSAKKAKQSWPLPVAEAASYMEASYQCLQSLEEIADKVNLSKYYFTRLYKKTTGYTPIEYLTKIRMEEAIRLLRETDMTMEAIAQELGYSTGSYFIKVFHQWIGISPGEFRLATEHAYLHQLKLD; encoded by the coding sequence ATGTCAAATAATAAACAGGAAGTATATGGTTTTCGGTTTTTAGACACATTGAATCAATCATTTTATCAGCTGTTTGCTGTAGGAAACCAAAGTATTACAAAGGAAGCTTATCATTGGAATGGATTAACACGTAAAGATGGTCCGCTTTTTTTGTTCCAATATACACTCGAAGGCTGTGGTTACATTGAAATAGAAGGAACTCTCCATAAATTAGAAAAGGGAACCGGCTTTATGGTCGAGATACCAAGCGACCATCGTTATTTTTTTCTGGAAAATAATTCGAATTGGGAGATTCTATTTATTATGTTCCGTCCTACCAATATTGAAGCAGAATGGCAAAGGGTCGTGTCTAATATTGGCTCTGTTTTTTCTATGTCAGAGGACAGCTCGCCGATTCGTTTCTTAAAAAGGATTTTTGCCAGTGCTGCGAAAAACCACATAACAGATGGCTTTCGGGCCTCTGCGATTGTCTATGAGTTTGTTATGGAACTGTTCAGACATCAAGTATCTGCGAAAAAGGCAAAACAGTCATGGCCCCTGCCAGTAGCAGAAGCTGCATCTTATATGGAGGCATCTTACCAGTGCTTGCAAAGCTTGGAGGAAATAGCGGATAAAGTTAATCTTTCCAAGTATTACTTTACAAGACTATATAAAAAAACAACAGGATACACACCTATTGAGTACTTAACAAAGATTAGGATGGAAGAGGCAATCAGGCTTCTAAGAGAGACGGATATGACAATGGAGGCAATTGCTCAGGAGCTTGGCTACTCGACGGGCAGTTATTTCATTAAAGTATTTCATCAGTGGATTGGCATTTCGCCAGGTGAATTTCGTTTGGCGACAGAACATGCTTATTTACATCAATTAAAATTAGATTAA
- a CDS encoding GntR family transcriptional regulator, producing MAQQTKYNMVKEQITEWITTGKVKPGEKIHSENELVKMFGVSRHTIRQAIGDLVHEGWLYREQGAGTFCSDRNTSTNSAGQAVKRTKNIGVITTYISDYIFPSIIKGIESYLSTKGYSLTFACTDNDIEKEKQSLQTMLGSNIDGLIVEPTKSSNFNPNISYYLELEQNKIPYLMINQFYSQLAPPYIIVNDEKGGYIATEHLIKLGHKRIIGLFKTDDLQGVNRMKGFIQAYKDHSVPFFQDMIINFTTEDQDKSLETLQEILKREDRPTAIVCYNDQLAIKAISILRTMGLSIPNDISILGFDDSFLTEASEVKLTSITHPKMKMGEEAAKWIVAAVEKKSKPAPSIVYEPEIIIRDSTAAVPVVKQ from the coding sequence GTGGCACAACAAACAAAATACAACATGGTAAAAGAACAAATTACCGAATGGATTACAACAGGCAAAGTAAAACCAGGAGAAAAAATTCATTCTGAAAATGAACTTGTCAAAATGTTTGGCGTAAGCCGCCATACCATTCGCCAAGCAATTGGAGATTTGGTTCATGAAGGATGGCTGTATAGAGAACAAGGTGCCGGAACGTTCTGCTCCGACAGAAATACAAGTACAAATTCTGCTGGTCAAGCAGTGAAACGCACAAAGAATATCGGGGTAATTACCACTTATATTTCTGATTACATCTTCCCTTCTATTATCAAAGGCATTGAATCTTATTTATCGACAAAAGGCTACTCCTTAACCTTTGCATGTACGGATAATGATATTGAAAAAGAAAAGCAAAGCTTGCAGACTATGCTTGGTAGCAATATTGACGGCCTGATTGTTGAACCGACAAAAAGCAGTAATTTCAACCCTAATATCAGCTATTATTTGGAATTAGAGCAAAATAAGATTCCGTATTTAATGATTAATCAGTTCTACTCCCAGCTTGCCCCGCCTTATATAATCGTCAATGATGAAAAGGGTGGGTATATCGCTACAGAGCATTTAATTAAGCTTGGACATAAACGAATCATCGGCCTTTTTAAAACAGATGATTTGCAAGGTGTCAACCGGATGAAAGGTTTCATTCAAGCATACAAAGATCATTCCGTTCCTTTCTTTCAGGATATGATCATTAACTTTACAACAGAAGACCAAGACAAATCCTTGGAAACTTTGCAGGAAATTTTAAAAAGAGAAGACAGGCCGACTGCGATTGTTTGCTATAATGACCAGCTTGCGATTAAAGCAATCAGCATTTTGCGCACAATGGGCTTATCTATTCCTAATGACATTTCCATTCTAGGCTTTGACGATTCTTTTTTAACAGAAGCTTCAGAAGTCAAACTAACCTCTATTACCCATCCAAAAATGAAAATGGGTGAAGAGGCGGCCAAGTGGATTGTCGCTGCTGTTGAAAAGAAAAGCAAACCTGCCCCATCGATTGTCTATGAACCAGAAATAATCATCAGAGATTCAACTGCGGCAGTTCCTGTCGTAAAACAATAA
- a CDS encoding glycoside hydrolase family 27 protein: MNHHRFAQTPPLGWNSWDCYGASVTEEEVRGNAEYMATHLKESGWQYIVVDIQWYEPGANSSMYRPFVELEMDEFSRLIPAVNRFPSAADGKGFKELSDYVHSLGLKFGIHIMRGIPRQAVHQNTPILNSVHTARDIAHPNSICPWNTDMYGIDASKEGAQAYYDSLFKLYAEWGVDYVKVDDIAASKLYNTHVDEIELIRKAIDHCGRDMVLSLSPGPAPLEFADTLRDNANMWRMTDDYWDQWELLYDMFDRCEKWSGLSGPGYWPDCDMLPLGHIGIRSVDGGGADRWTRFTKDEQVTMMTLWSIFRSPLMFGGELRDNDSWTLSLLTNKDMLELNQKGSHSRLLFREDNKVVWTANGPEDAVYVALFNIGEAHCEIEVSLEELGGDSSSTVKDVWSNEATSNKEKIQVTLAPHSSRLYKIT; this comes from the coding sequence ATGAATCATCATCGTTTTGCCCAGACTCCTCCACTAGGATGGAACAGCTGGGATTGTTACGGCGCTTCTGTAACAGAAGAGGAAGTTAGAGGAAACGCTGAATATATGGCAACGCATTTAAAGGAGTCTGGATGGCAATATATTGTTGTAGATATCCAGTGGTATGAGCCTGGTGCGAACTCCTCTATGTATCGTCCATTTGTTGAACTGGAAATGGATGAGTTTTCCCGCTTAATTCCTGCAGTCAATCGGTTTCCTTCCGCTGCCGACGGAAAAGGTTTTAAGGAGCTTTCGGATTATGTACATAGCCTTGGCTTAAAATTCGGCATTCATATTATGAGAGGGATACCAAGGCAAGCTGTTCATCAGAATACGCCTATTTTAAACTCTGTTCATACAGCCCGCGATATTGCTCATCCTAATTCTATCTGTCCATGGAATACTGATATGTACGGAATAGATGCGAGCAAGGAAGGGGCACAAGCATATTATGATTCGCTGTTTAAGCTGTATGCTGAATGGGGAGTCGATTATGTAAAGGTCGATGATATTGCTGCATCAAAGCTTTACAACACACATGTGGATGAAATCGAGCTGATCAGAAAGGCGATTGATCATTGCGGCAGAGACATGGTTTTAAGCCTTTCGCCAGGACCTGCTCCATTAGAGTTTGCAGACACATTGCGTGATAATGCGAATATGTGGAGAATGACAGATGATTATTGGGACCAATGGGAGCTTTTGTACGATATGTTTGATAGATGCGAGAAGTGGAGCGGTCTTTCGGGACCAGGCTATTGGCCGGACTGCGATATGCTGCCATTAGGGCATATTGGCATTCGCTCCGTTGATGGAGGGGGAGCAGACCGCTGGACAAGATTTACAAAAGATGAACAGGTTACGATGATGACTTTATGGTCGATTTTCCGTTCACCGCTTATGTTTGGCGGAGAGCTTCGGGATAATGACAGCTGGACACTGTCATTGCTTACAAATAAAGATATGCTGGAACTAAACCAAAAAGGTTCTCACAGCAGACTTTTGTTTAGAGAAGACAATAAAGTTGTCTGGACTGCCAATGGTCCTGAAGATGCTGTTTATGTTGCTCTATTCAATATTGGTGAAGCACATTGTGAAATAGAGGTTTCTTTAGAGGAATTAGGGGGGGACAGTTCTTCTACAGTGAAGGATGTTTGGAGCAATGAAGCCACTTCCAATAAAGAAAAAATCCAAGTAACTCTTGCACCCCACAGCAGTAGACTATATAAAATAACATAA
- a CDS encoding iron ABC transporter permease, with protein sequence MEYVERKKKRMAVLVSLLLLLLIAIYAGLSFGAVSVSFKELWSVLASGGEGVYEKIVYNLRLPRVIVGLCVGACLAASGALLQGVMRNPLADPGIIGVSSGGGLFAIITMVIFPQYSYLLPFIAFIGAFLTTVLIYMFAWDKGASPVKIILAGVAMNAVLGAIMNGVMVLYSDRVQSVIGWLSGGLNGRSWYHVDIILPYTIIMLLVSLLAIKPVNILILGDDAAKLLGQNVELIRMLIILLASFLAGIAVSVAGLIGFVGLVVPHIIRLLIGEDYRFLLPFSIIGGAALVVIADTAARSLFDPIELPVGILLAALGGPFFIILLRRRRIL encoded by the coding sequence TTGGAATATGTAGAAAGAAAGAAAAAACGAATGGCAGTCCTTGTGAGTCTCCTATTATTGCTGCTTATTGCCATATATGCAGGCTTATCATTTGGCGCAGTTTCTGTGTCCTTTAAGGAGTTATGGAGTGTGCTCGCATCAGGTGGAGAAGGTGTGTATGAAAAAATTGTATACAATCTCCGTCTTCCGAGAGTTATTGTCGGCTTATGTGTTGGAGCATGTCTAGCTGCATCAGGAGCATTGCTGCAAGGGGTAATGAGAAACCCGCTGGCAGATCCAGGTATTATCGGAGTTTCGTCTGGCGGTGGCTTGTTCGCTATCATCACAATGGTTATATTTCCACAGTACAGCTATTTATTGCCGTTTATTGCATTTATCGGGGCCTTTTTAACAACCGTTTTGATTTATATGTTTGCTTGGGATAAAGGCGCATCACCGGTAAAGATTATACTGGCAGGTGTGGCAATGAATGCAGTGCTTGGAGCAATTATGAATGGAGTAATGGTCTTGTACAGCGACAGAGTCCAATCTGTAATTGGTTGGCTGTCGGGAGGGTTAAACGGGAGAAGCTGGTATCATGTTGATATCATCTTGCCGTATACAATCATTATGCTGCTTGTCAGCTTGCTCGCCATTAAACCTGTTAATATATTGATTTTAGGAGATGATGCAGCGAAATTATTAGGACAAAATGTAGAGTTAATTCGCATGCTGATTATTCTGCTCGCCTCTTTTTTAGCAGGGATTGCCGTCAGTGTTGCCGGTTTGATTGGGTTTGTTGGATTGGTGGTTCCCCACATCATACGCCTTCTTATCGGAGAAGATTATCGGTTTTTGCTGCCTTTTTCCATTATTGGCGGAGCAGCCTTAGTTGTCATTGCGGATACGGCAGCACGAAGCTTGTTTGATCCAATTGAATTGCCTGTCGGTATCTTGCTTGCAGCACTAGGTGGTCCTTTCTTCATCATTTTGCTGCGTCGAAGGAGGATATTGTAA
- a CDS encoding ABC transporter ATP-binding protein — protein MTVLKSEDLRFAQGKFRLHDINLEFPQGKMTAIVGPNGSGKSTLLKLFARLLKTDSGNVTLDNQLIHKYKRKEYAKKIAMLLQAKEIMPNITVKELVAYGRVPFQKLAGTASAEDKEIIAWAIKETGLEKMADRMVGHLSGGEMQRARIAMALAQKTPVLLLDEPTTYLDITHQLELMKLLTRINKTYQITIIMVLHELQYAGAYSDNLIVMKDGAVYQTGKPQSILTAQLLKDVYEIDARIKFENNYPIIIPNYEI, from the coding sequence ATGACAGTGTTAAAATCAGAGGATTTGAGGTTTGCGCAAGGGAAATTTCGTCTCCATGATATTAACCTTGAATTTCCACAGGGAAAAATGACAGCAATTGTTGGTCCCAATGGTTCAGGGAAATCGACACTATTAAAACTTTTTGCACGGCTCTTAAAAACAGACAGCGGCAATGTGACATTGGACAATCAGCTCATTCATAAATATAAAAGAAAAGAGTATGCAAAGAAAATTGCCATGCTTCTGCAGGCAAAAGAAATAATGCCAAATATTACGGTGAAAGAATTAGTTGCCTATGGGAGAGTTCCATTTCAAAAGCTTGCCGGAACTGCTTCAGCAGAAGATAAAGAGATTATTGCGTGGGCAATAAAAGAAACTGGGTTAGAAAAAATGGCCGATCGTATGGTAGGACATTTATCTGGCGGGGAAATGCAACGAGCGAGGATTGCCATGGCGCTTGCCCAGAAAACACCGGTTTTATTGCTTGACGAACCAACTACTTATTTAGATATTACCCATCAGCTGGAGCTGATGAAACTTTTAACAAGAATAAATAAAACGTATCAGATTACTATCATTATGGTATTGCATGAGCTGCAATACGCAGGGGCTTACAGTGATAACTTGATTGTTATGAAGGATGGCGCAGTCTATCAAACTGGAAAACCGCAAAGTATTTTAACAGCTCAATTGCTAAAAGACGTGTATGAAATTGATGCAAGAATAAAATTTGAAAATAATTATCCTATTATTATCCCAAACTACGAAATTTAG
- the isdG gene encoding heme oxygenase has protein sequence MYIVTNTVKVKEGFAEGFIERFNRTGKIEEKAGFIGLEVLLTAGTTDYEEITIVTRWENKEGFLGWVGSEEFKESHAHRGGVPEFIIENKTTKYEVRVQRKPIIKEVAGN, from the coding sequence ATGTATATTGTAACAAACACGGTAAAGGTTAAAGAAGGATTTGCAGAAGGATTTATCGAGAGATTTAACAGAACTGGAAAAATTGAAGAAAAAGCAGGATTTATCGGATTAGAAGTACTGTTGACTGCTGGGACAACAGATTATGAGGAAATTACTATCGTCACTAGATGGGAAAACAAAGAAGGCTTCTTAGGCTGGGTAGGAAGTGAGGAATTTAAAGAATCACACGCACATAGAGGCGGTGTTCCTGAATTCATTATTGAAAACAAAACTACAAAATATGAAGTGAGAGTGCAACGGAAGCCGATTATTAAAGAGGTTGCTGGCAACTAA